One region of Miscanthus floridulus cultivar M001 chromosome 19, ASM1932011v1, whole genome shotgun sequence genomic DNA includes:
- the LOC136526581 gene encoding zinc finger protein ZAT2-like, which produces MAYGQYLAGGMGAPPGGGGEDPNRPWRPMSSHEADAVPAAAQQRKKKAASRNRSRNESGDGPHPCPVCDRRFDCRKAVHGHQRSHPERAWRGMAPLAEPPVVAVTADGRQLRYVCESCGAQFETRQALGGHRASHNGRLGCYWLSRQHQDGPAQQVVMPLDLNEPPPEQQQDDEDKEKEKEE; this is translated from the coding sequence ATGGCGTACGGGCAGTACCTCGCCGGCGGCATGGGCGCGCCCcccggcggtggcggcgaggACCCGAACCGTCCGTGGCGCCCCATGTCGTCGCACGAGGCGGACGCCGTCCCGGCGGCAGCGCAGCAGCGCAAGAAGAAGGCGGCGTCCCGTAACCGCAGCAGGAATGAGTCCGGGGACGGGCCTCACCCCTGCCCCGTGTGTGACCGCCGCTTCGACTGCCGCAAGGCCGTGCACGGGCACCAGCGCAGCCACCCGGAGCGCGCCTGGCGCGGCATggcgccgctggccgagccgccggTGGTCGCCGTGACCGCCGACGGGAGGCAGCTGCGCTACGTGTGCGAGAGCTGCGGGGCCCAGTTCGAGACCCGCCAGGCGCTCGGCGGCCACCGCGCCAGCCACAACGGCAGGCTCGGCTGCTACTGGCTCTCCAGGCAGCACCAGGACGGGCCGGCGCAGCAGGTCGTCATGCCCTTGGATCTGAACGAACCGCCACCGGAGCAGCAGCAGGACGATGAGgacaaggagaaggagaaggaggagtag
- the LOC136526580 gene encoding uncharacterized protein, producing MGCGRGQGQLLLLLLLLLLPLPSSPSSSSSPPLPAGVGGPAWASWPRSATRGRGGGGWRGRGQAPARGTGRGCGGRRAVWGRGAGCGARFVARERGAGYGARRGEGWWAAAAVGGERCGGGCGRGTWGGEGGARHGEERRGRAGG from the coding sequence ATGGGgtgcggccgggggcagggccagctcctactcctcctcctccttctcctcctccccctcccctcctccccctcctcctcctcctcccctcctctacCCGCCGGCGTTGGCGGGCCAGCGTGGGCGAGCTGGCCACGCTCGGCCACACGCGGGCGTGGGGGCGGGGGctggcgggggcgggggcaggcGCCGGCACGCGGCACGGGGAGGGGCTGCGGCGGGCGGCGCGCAGTGTGGGGAAGGGGGGCGGGCTGCGGCGCGCGGTTCGTGGCGCGGGAAAGGGGGGCGGGCTACGGCGCGCGGCGTGGGGAAGGGTGGTGGGCTGCGGCTGCGGTGGGCGGCGAGCGGTGCGGGGGCGGCTGTGGGCGCGGCACATGGGGAGGGGAAGGCGGCGCGCGACACGGGGAAGAGCGGCGGGGGCGCGCCGGCGGGTGA